The Nitrospira sp. genome contains a region encoding:
- a CDS encoding DUF3106 domain-containing protein, which produces MSVFLIAMLVLILGAMPAWAQGDPAGVPWSQLSPGEQQLLQRFSDNWDQLPPRKQQRLRRGAQQWGTMTPEERQEAKQRFKQWRSLPPEQQQQMRERFQQYRQLPPEQRESVRNARRWFRSLPPEQRKELREKFQTMSPEERRAYRRELRRQYGGNGGSQAPDGTPSPTEKPPVRQPSVLP; this is translated from the coding sequence ATGAGTGTGTTCCTGATAGCCATGCTGGTGTTGATTCTTGGGGCGATGCCTGCCTGGGCGCAGGGTGATCCGGCAGGGGTGCCGTGGAGCCAGTTGAGCCCGGGCGAACAGCAACTGTTGCAACGGTTCAGCGACAACTGGGATCAGCTGCCGCCGCGAAAACAGCAACGGTTGCGGAGGGGCGCCCAACAGTGGGGCACCATGACACCTGAAGAGCGTCAGGAGGCGAAGCAACGGTTCAAGCAATGGCGGTCGCTTCCGCCGGAGCAACAGCAGCAGATGCGTGAACGCTTTCAGCAATATCGCCAGCTGCCGCCGGAACAGCGTGAGTCGGTGCGTAATGCTCGACGATGGTTTCGGTCACTCCCTCCCGAGCAGCGGAAAGAATTGCGGGAAAAATTTCAGACGATGTCTCCGGAGGAACGTCGTGCCTATCGACGGGAACTCCGCCGCCAGTATGGCGGGAACGGCGGCAGTCAGGCTCCAGACGGGACGCCCTCGCCAACGGAGAAGCCTCCCGTGCGGCAGCCTTCCGTCTTGCCGTGA
- a CDS encoding diguanylate cyclase has translation MSGPSANRRILLLHNDPVEIERLTTGLNRSGFSVIAADAGRLAMHELVHDPPCLVLAAEGTNGRSADTLARELRTDPFLGRLPLIILVRDIRVNDLDWAALGIDDYIAVPYRPEEVPQRVRLCLSRLERSLDANPLTRLPGNSTILHETTARIESGAPFALAYLDIDNFKSFNDRYGYARGDEVLVVTCRILTTVVSELAGADGFVGHVGGDDFVFMSAPATIEGICQTLIKRFDLVIPDFYDPEDRNKGFIDSVDRRGNYERFPIMSLSIAVVTNEHRAISHPGDVSKIASELKKLAKSQPGSVYVKDNRRTEAEDSASDSHAA, from the coding sequence ATGAGCGGGCCTTCTGCCAACAGACGGATTCTGCTCCTGCACAATGACCCGGTCGAAATCGAGCGGCTGACCACCGGACTGAACCGGTCGGGGTTCAGCGTGATTGCGGCCGATGCGGGGCGGCTCGCCATGCATGAACTGGTGCACGACCCGCCCTGCCTGGTGTTGGCGGCAGAGGGCACGAACGGGCGCTCGGCTGACACGCTGGCCCGGGAGCTGCGCACCGATCCCTTTTTGGGGCGGCTGCCGTTGATCATTCTGGTGCGGGATATACGCGTCAACGATTTGGATTGGGCGGCACTCGGCATCGACGATTACATTGCCGTGCCCTACCGCCCGGAGGAAGTCCCGCAACGGGTGCGTCTCTGCCTCAGCCGGCTTGAGCGTTCGCTGGACGCCAATCCACTCACGCGTTTGCCGGGCAACAGCACGATTCTCCACGAAACGACGGCGCGAATTGAAAGCGGTGCGCCCTTCGCGCTCGCCTACCTGGACATCGACAACTTCAAGTCGTTCAACGACCGTTACGGGTACGCCCGTGGGGATGAGGTGTTGGTCGTCACCTGCCGGATTCTCACCACCGTCGTCAGCGAACTGGCGGGGGCAGACGGATTCGTGGGCCATGTGGGCGGAGATGATTTTGTTTTTATGAGCGCGCCGGCCACTATTGAAGGCATTTGCCAAACCCTGATCAAACGGTTCGACTTGGTGATCCCGGATTTCTATGACCCGGAAGATCGGAACAAAGGCTTCATTGACTCAGTCGATCGACGCGGTAACTACGAGCGTTTTCCGATCATGAGCCTGTCGATCGCTGTCGTCACCAACGAACATCGCGCCATCTCACACCCGGGCGATGTCAGCAAGATCGCTTCGGAACTCAAGAAACTCGCCAAGAGCCAACCAGGCAGCGTGTACGTGAAAGACAACAGACGGACGGAAGCCGAAGACTCCGCCTCCGACTCACACGCGGCATAG
- a CDS encoding HDOD domain-containing protein — MSPSAKIDLRRRIEQVGELPTLPHVVQKLASMIGRPNVSAEEIGILIEKDQVLSAKVLRLANSPFYGFPSRIASVAHAVVVLGLNVVKGLTLCATAFDMMRNAGMNDLWRHSLGVAITSHILGTKAGMKNPEEVFVGGLLHDIGKVVLYVKWPDVGQQITQATGNTSHSLMETEQALFDVTHADVGGWLATAWHLPTSLREPILHHHQPAMAQDAKLQTAIVHVADVLVKGLACGNPGDDLVPPLSRQAWELVGLDAQSLAGCLAQATEEFQTIDDYL; from the coding sequence ATGAGCCCTTCGGCCAAGATCGATCTTCGGCGGCGAATCGAACAGGTCGGCGAATTGCCGACCCTGCCCCATGTCGTGCAGAAACTGGCCTCCATGATCGGCCGCCCCAATGTCTCCGCGGAGGAGATCGGCATCCTGATCGAAAAGGACCAGGTCCTGTCGGCCAAAGTCCTGCGGCTGGCCAATTCGCCGTTTTACGGATTTCCCTCACGCATCGCGTCGGTCGCCCATGCGGTGGTGGTGCTGGGCCTGAATGTCGTGAAGGGTCTGACCCTGTGCGCGACCGCGTTCGACATGATGCGCAACGCCGGCATGAATGACCTGTGGCGCCACTCCTTGGGCGTCGCGATCACCTCGCACATTCTCGGCACGAAGGCGGGCATGAAGAATCCGGAAGAGGTGTTTGTCGGCGGCCTGCTGCACGACATCGGCAAGGTCGTGCTCTATGTGAAATGGCCCGACGTCGGCCAACAGATCACGCAGGCCACAGGGAATACCTCTCACTCATTGATGGAAACGGAGCAGGCACTATTCGACGTGACCCATGCGGACGTGGGTGGCTGGCTCGCCACCGCCTGGCACCTCCCGACCAGCCTGCGGGAACCGATCCTCCATCATCACCAGCCGGCGATGGCGCAAGATGCAAAGCTGCAAACCGCCATCGTGCATGTGGCCGATGTGTTGGTGAAAGGGCTCGCCTGTGGAAATCCCGGCGACGATCTCGTCCCCCCCCTGTCGCGCCAGGCCTGGGAACTGGTCGGCTTGGACGCACAGAGCCTGGCCGGCTGTCTGGCGCAGGCCACGGAAGAATTCCAAACCATCGACGACTACTTATGA
- a CDS encoding TIGR00266 family protein: MKCEILYPGAFPMVRVYLDANETVKAESGAMVAASPTIDIESKMEGGFLGALSRKMLSGEKFFFQTLRASRGAGEVLLAPTVPGEIVLLELDGVNEYMVQKDGFLAGAEGVKIESKMQSLTRGLLGGEGFFILKIGGLGQLVLNSFGAVHKIDLKPNEEYIVDNSHLVAWSSTTTYNIEKASSGWIASLTSGEGLVCRFRGPGVVYIQSRNPGSFGNWIRQFIPVSE, from the coding sequence ATGAAGTGTGAGATTTTATATCCCGGCGCATTTCCGATGGTGCGCGTGTATCTGGATGCCAACGAAACGGTGAAGGCCGAATCCGGCGCCATGGTGGCTGCCTCGCCAACGATCGACATCGAGAGCAAGATGGAAGGCGGCTTTTTGGGCGCGCTGTCGCGAAAGATGTTAAGCGGCGAAAAGTTCTTCTTCCAGACTCTCAGGGCCAGCCGCGGGGCCGGCGAGGTCTTGCTGGCGCCGACGGTGCCAGGCGAAATTGTCTTGCTGGAACTCGACGGCGTGAATGAATACATGGTGCAGAAGGACGGATTTTTGGCCGGGGCGGAGGGCGTGAAGATCGAGAGCAAGATGCAGAGCCTCACGCGCGGCCTGCTGGGTGGAGAAGGATTCTTTATTCTGAAAATCGGCGGCCTCGGTCAGTTGGTGCTGAACAGTTTCGGGGCCGTTCACAAAATCGACCTGAAGCCAAACGAAGAATATATCGTCGATAACAGCCACCTGGTGGCTTGGTCCTCCACCACGACGTACAACATCGAGAAGGCTTCTTCCGGCTGGATTGCCAGCCTCACGTCGGGTGAAGGGCTGGTCTGTCGGTTCCGCGGTCCTGGTGTGGTCTATATTCAGAGCCGCAATCCCGGCAGTTTTGGCAATTGGATACGTCAGTTTATTCCTGTCTCCGAGTAG
- a CDS encoding M48 family metallopeptidase, with protein sequence MNPTPNALCFGDGLPASGAPCSVTVSAEGVTIVPTGNAELAEEAVAFTAMSVEAGGLDHDQLVVSWGHGSARRTLYLKDPAVIVAFRRTAPHELTAHLERAAQQVRRARHSHRLLWGSLLGALVGLGLMLWFGSDLIVEWAVAKIPIEWERKLGESVYQDFLSKETVLKDGPAVSAVQEMTQRLAEKIPDNPYTFQVSVVQSPVVNAFALPGGYVVVFTGLMNKAESGEEVAGVLSHELNHVLQRHGLERMVKMLGLAAVVGIIVGDQQGVLGLAKQLGMELATLKFGRAQETEADLTGLRLLSDAGIAPDGMIRFFERLSEKDGGRVELFSTHPMSAARAERLKAELAALPKRMPNPFTFEWKQVQDSLASSVPKT encoded by the coding sequence ATGAATCCTACTCCCAACGCGCTCTGTTTCGGTGACGGGCTGCCGGCGTCTGGTGCGCCGTGCTCTGTGACGGTCTCGGCGGAGGGCGTGACCATTGTTCCCACCGGGAATGCTGAGCTCGCGGAAGAGGCCGTGGCGTTCACCGCCATGTCGGTCGAGGCCGGCGGCTTGGATCACGATCAGTTAGTCGTGTCATGGGGCCATGGTTCAGCACGCAGGACACTCTATCTCAAAGATCCGGCCGTGATCGTCGCGTTTCGCCGCACCGCTCCGCACGAGTTGACCGCGCATCTCGAGCGGGCGGCCCAGCAGGTCCGTCGCGCCCGCCACAGCCATCGTCTGCTATGGGGTTCTCTTTTGGGCGCGCTGGTAGGCCTGGGCCTGATGCTCTGGTTCGGGTCTGATCTGATCGTCGAGTGGGCAGTCGCCAAAATTCCCATCGAATGGGAACGGAAGTTGGGCGAATCGGTGTACCAGGATTTCCTGTCGAAAGAGACCGTCCTGAAGGATGGGCCGGCGGTCAGCGCCGTGCAGGAAATGACGCAGCGGCTGGCCGAGAAAATTCCCGACAATCCCTACACATTTCAGGTGTCAGTCGTGCAAAGCCCTGTGGTCAATGCCTTCGCCTTGCCCGGTGGCTATGTCGTGGTCTTTACCGGTTTGATGAATAAAGCAGAGAGCGGCGAGGAGGTTGCCGGGGTTTTGAGCCATGAGTTGAACCATGTGTTGCAACGACATGGGCTGGAGCGCATGGTCAAAATGCTGGGGTTGGCGGCCGTCGTCGGCATCATCGTGGGAGATCAACAGGGTGTGCTCGGCCTCGCCAAGCAGTTAGGGATGGAGTTGGCGACGCTAAAGTTCGGTCGCGCACAGGAGACGGAAGCCGATCTCACCGGTCTTCGCCTGCTCTCCGATGCGGGGATTGCGCCGGACGGCATGATCCGATTTTTTGAGCGCCTGTCCGAGAAGGACGGCGGGCGTGTCGAACTCTTCTCCACCCATCCGATGAGCGCGGCTCGTGCGGAACGGCTGAAAGCTGAATTGGCGGCCTTGCCCAAACGGATGCCGAACCCGTTCACGTTCGAGTGGAAGCAGGTGCAGGACTCGCTGGCCTCGTCCGTGCCGAAGACATAG
- a CDS encoding metallophosphoesterase family protein, with amino-acid sequence MRIGVISDTHGLFDRAILRHFAGVDHILHAGDIGRGDVLAQLQRIASVTAVSGNVDGFEASGIPVEQIVELAGRRIALYHRLYEGGRLTREGVDLLARMGPAVCVYGHTHQPKAEWRDGVLLFNPGSAGPKRFHLPRALGILLLEHDTVECRHILLADRAE; translated from the coding sequence ATGCGCATTGGAGTGATCTCGGATACGCATGGACTGTTCGATCGGGCGATTCTGCGTCATTTTGCCGGAGTCGACCATATTCTCCATGCGGGTGATATCGGCCGGGGGGATGTCCTTGCACAGCTTCAACGAATCGCATCGGTGACGGCGGTCTCCGGCAATGTGGACGGATTCGAGGCCAGCGGCATTCCGGTGGAGCAGATCGTGGAACTGGCGGGCCGTCGCATCGCGCTCTACCATCGTCTCTATGAAGGCGGCCGGCTGACGAGGGAGGGCGTGGATCTGCTGGCGCGCATGGGGCCGGCGGTATGCGTGTACGGCCATACTCACCAGCCGAAGGCCGAATGGCGAGATGGGGTACTCTTGTTCAACCCCGGTTCCGCCGGACCAAAGCGGTTTCACTTGCCCCGTGCGCTGGGAATCCTCCTGCTCGAGCACGACACTGTTGAATGTCGGCACATTCTCTTGGCCGATCGCGCGGAATAG
- a CDS encoding DUF3015 domain-containing protein, whose product MLRQVIVALGVVAVASQAGLAMAANPDTGPGCGLGKLAWADYKNQKNIAPQVMMATTNGTFGSGTFGISSGTSGCTNDGQVMADQKTTMFALLNFENLTQEMAQGKGEHLASLATLMGVPSEQHAAFFAMTQERYTALVQDGETSSVALVKTLNDAVSKSPVLAQAVSR is encoded by the coding sequence ATGCTGAGACAAGTCATCGTTGCGTTAGGTGTGGTCGCTGTTGCGTCACAGGCTGGTCTGGCCATGGCGGCCAATCCTGATACCGGACCCGGTTGTGGTCTGGGGAAATTGGCCTGGGCAGACTATAAGAACCAGAAGAATATTGCGCCTCAGGTGATGATGGCGACGACGAACGGCACGTTTGGCAGCGGCACGTTTGGTATCAGTTCGGGAACGTCAGGCTGCACGAATGACGGGCAGGTCATGGCGGATCAGAAGACGACCATGTTTGCGCTGTTGAACTTCGAGAACTTGACGCAAGAAATGGCACAAGGAAAGGGCGAGCACTTGGCGTCCTTGGCGACCCTGATGGGCGTGCCCAGTGAGCAGCATGCCGCCTTCTTCGCAATGACCCAGGAGCGGTACACCGCGTTGGTGCAGGATGGTGAAACCTCGTCGGTGGCCTTGGTGAAGACGTTGAATGACGCCGTCTCCAAGAGTCCTGTTCTTGCCCAAGCCGTCAGCCGCTAA
- a CDS encoding DUF4105 domain-containing protein, translating to MHVLSILLAACLWAISVQAEEPPAAYLSQLRQRAHEARLADSREWHLLLHYRANLFGGYTSEQDDPGFFLSPDGKTDPQAELDATLAHFFSSELVGRSKQPAQCAFVARYAWLKTQLSFDDALLKPLTCDRFHAWFAGFEAEAVTLIFPSAFMNNPASMFGHTFLRIDQRGQTPQTRILAYTINFAADVPKNEGLAYPVRGIFGGYSGYFSTIPYYLKVQEYRDIENRDIWEYQLNFDEPKIRRLLMHAWELGNASFDYFFFKENCSYHLLSLLEYADPSLHLTEQFSVWTIPADTVRLLAAQPGLVTDTAFRPSRVTLIRRKREHLSVSEHELVMRVVRDAAAAQSDDVRSLPLSRQAFVLDVASDYVRYKGERDEAEAASARAQNRQILTARSLLRIPSEDLPILPFAMQPDVGHRTSRASLGGGWRNNDTFEEVTVRAAYHDLLDPEPGYTPDAQIEVGSLSLRHYNRADQSRIERATLLNVVSLSPIDRLFRSPSWKLNLGMQTIKHGECQLCSNWSVNGGIGASAETHLLRREVFFAFAEVEGNYSRAYEERYRVGGGASVGFYADLAERWRLLASATYLRYALGDRSDDVRWAVGQRYTLAQNWALRLEYSHRDHDNDVLFTVQAFF from the coding sequence GTGCACGTCCTATCCATCCTGCTGGCCGCCTGTCTCTGGGCCATCTCTGTCCAAGCAGAAGAGCCCCCGGCGGCGTACCTTTCCCAACTCCGTCAACGGGCGCACGAAGCCCGATTGGCTGATTCGCGTGAATGGCATCTCCTGCTGCACTATCGTGCGAATCTGTTCGGTGGATATACGAGCGAGCAGGACGATCCCGGTTTCTTTCTGTCTCCCGATGGCAAGACCGATCCCCAGGCTGAACTCGACGCGACCCTGGCTCACTTCTTTTCATCGGAGTTGGTCGGTCGATCGAAACAGCCGGCTCAATGTGCGTTTGTGGCGCGGTATGCCTGGCTGAAGACGCAACTCTCGTTCGATGACGCGTTGCTCAAGCCGTTGACATGCGACCGGTTCCACGCCTGGTTTGCCGGGTTTGAGGCGGAGGCGGTGACCCTCATCTTCCCATCAGCCTTTATGAACAACCCTGCCTCGATGTTCGGCCATACGTTCCTCCGGATCGACCAGCGGGGGCAGACGCCGCAGACGCGTATCCTGGCGTATACGATCAACTTCGCGGCCGATGTCCCGAAGAACGAAGGCCTGGCCTATCCGGTGCGCGGTATCTTCGGCGGCTACAGCGGATACTTCTCGACCATTCCGTACTACCTCAAGGTGCAGGAGTACCGGGATATTGAAAATCGCGATATCTGGGAATATCAGCTGAATTTCGACGAGCCGAAGATCCGTCGATTGCTCATGCATGCGTGGGAATTGGGGAATGCCTCATTCGATTATTTCTTCTTCAAGGAGAATTGTTCCTATCATCTTCTGTCGCTGCTGGAATATGCCGATCCTTCGCTTCACCTGACCGAGCAGTTCAGCGTGTGGACCATCCCCGCGGATACCGTGCGTTTGCTTGCCGCTCAGCCGGGCTTGGTGACCGATACCGCCTTTCGTCCGTCCAGGGTCACGCTCATTCGCCGGAAGCGCGAGCACCTGTCCGTATCCGAGCACGAACTGGTCATGCGTGTGGTGCGCGATGCGGCGGCCGCGCAATCTGACGATGTGCGGAGCCTGCCGTTGTCGCGCCAGGCGTTTGTCTTGGATGTGGCCTCGGATTATGTGCGGTACAAGGGAGAACGTGATGAAGCAGAGGCGGCATCGGCCCGTGCCCAGAATCGGCAGATTTTGACCGCGCGGAGTCTCCTCCGTATTCCTTCGGAAGACCTGCCGATCCTTCCCTTTGCCATGCAGCCGGATGTCGGACACCGTACCTCCCGCGCGTCTTTGGGAGGAGGCTGGCGCAACAACGATACGTTTGAGGAGGTCACGGTTCGGGCGGCTTATCATGATCTGCTCGATCCGGAGCCAGGGTATACACCGGATGCGCAAATTGAAGTGGGCTCGCTCAGCTTGCGCCACTACAACCGGGCTGATCAGAGCAGGATCGAACGGGCGACCTTGCTGAATGTGGTGTCTCTGTCACCCATCGATAGGTTGTTTCGATCGCCGTCCTGGAAGTTGAATCTGGGCATGCAGACCATCAAACATGGCGAGTGCCAGCTGTGCAGCAACTGGAGTGTCAATGGAGGAATCGGCGCGTCAGCCGAAACGCACCTATTGCGTCGAGAAGTTTTCTTCGCCTTTGCCGAGGTGGAAGGGAACTATAGCCGTGCGTATGAGGAGCGATATCGCGTCGGAGGCGGGGCATCGGTTGGTTTCTATGCCGACCTGGCTGAGCGGTGGCGGCTGTTGGCGTCAGCCACCTATCTTCGATATGCGCTGGGTGATCGATCAGACGATGTGCGGTGGGCGGTTGGGCAGCGATATACATTGGCGCAGAATTGGGCGTTGCGTCTCGAGTACAGCCATCGTGATCACGACAACGACGTGCTGTTCACCGTGCAGGCGTTTTTTTAG
- a CDS encoding outer membrane beta-barrel protein yields MLWLRVVLCAGLALAGELTLSLDGRAEDALTQESEVKGPRKTEAYFAPYLLGTFPIDRNLSIDGDGVANETFRGTNIRSSGGAGLKAGVYPGSMGGVLGLEGEFYGHGGKLKTPGGTFPSADANMLVLNWMVNVLARYPGEVFQPYVGAGAGVSLANLRDINFHTSSGSLSGKASDAAFAYQFLAGARAYVQKKVFLFGEYKYFGSSYDWKSEVSFGASGPTTSLTFRTHIVAVGLGVTF; encoded by the coding sequence ATGTTGTGGTTGCGAGTGGTTCTTTGTGCCGGTCTTGCGCTGGCTGGTGAACTGACACTGTCGTTGGACGGGCGAGCTGAGGATGCGCTTACACAAGAATCAGAGGTGAAGGGTCCCAGGAAAACCGAGGCATATTTTGCTCCGTACCTGCTCGGCACTTTTCCGATCGATAGAAATTTGTCAATCGACGGCGATGGGGTGGCGAACGAAACGTTTCGCGGAACCAATATACGGAGCTCAGGAGGAGCCGGACTAAAGGCCGGTGTCTATCCAGGATCGATGGGTGGTGTGTTGGGGTTGGAAGGCGAATTTTACGGACATGGCGGAAAACTTAAGACTCCCGGTGGGACATTTCCAAGCGCCGACGCCAATATGTTGGTGTTGAATTGGATGGTCAACGTCCTAGCCCGGTACCCTGGTGAGGTTTTTCAACCGTATGTCGGCGCCGGTGCAGGTGTCTCTCTGGCGAACTTACGAGACATCAATTTTCATACGAGTTCAGGATCACTGAGTGGGAAAGCCAGTGACGCGGCCTTTGCCTACCAGTTCTTAGCCGGAGCCCGGGCCTATGTTCAGAAGAAGGTTTTCCTGTTTGGTGAGTATAAGTATTTTGGTTCCTCGTATGATTGGAAGAGCGAAGTTTCTTTTGGAGCGTCGGGCCCGACCACATCGCTGACCTTTCGAACACACATTGTCGCAGTCGGACTTGGCGTCACCTTCTGA
- a CDS encoding TRL-like family protein, whose translation MKKVTVLFSLSLISAAYLSLTGCQIVASPMAGGIYNETKYGDVATTHNSATKEGKACGQSILGWVATGDASVSAAKAAGGITTVASVDHSAKNILGILGEWCTIVKGS comes from the coding sequence ATGAAGAAGGTGACCGTGTTGTTTTCTCTGAGCCTGATCAGCGCAGCGTATCTCAGCCTCACCGGCTGCCAGATCGTGGCGTCCCCGATGGCGGGTGGAATCTACAATGAAACGAAGTACGGCGATGTGGCCACGACCCACAACAGCGCCACGAAGGAAGGCAAGGCCTGCGGACAGTCCATCTTGGGCTGGGTCGCGACGGGTGATGCGAGCGTCTCGGCGGCGAAAGCGGCCGGCGGAATCACCACGGTGGCGTCGGTGGATCACTCAGCAAAGAACATCCTCGGCATCCTTGGCGAATGGTGCACGATCGTTAAGGGCAGCTGA
- a CDS encoding outer membrane beta-barrel protein, which yields MWVPILIFMLIGSAWLPVSARSAEFGEIDLGAYLLGSWPRDQSIFNQGSTVSGSIQQGFGAGLKIGLFPHATRRMLGIEIDSSGHGGALSFPNTANGQNHGTGRSNLLVLNTMVNLIARYPGEVVTPYLGIGGGWSHGTLLNPNIIGRNDKDFDSARAFGHQYLAGVQVMVSPKVFLFGEYRYFSANYHWDGLALDFRAHYGLFGAGLRF from the coding sequence ATGTGGGTTCCCATCCTGATCTTCATGTTGATCGGTTCTGCATGGCTTCCGGTGTCAGCACGGAGCGCCGAATTCGGGGAAATTGATTTAGGCGCTTATCTGCTGGGGAGCTGGCCGCGCGACCAGTCGATCTTCAACCAAGGCAGCACGGTGTCGGGCTCGATTCAGCAGGGATTCGGCGCGGGCTTGAAGATCGGCCTGTTTCCTCACGCGACCCGGCGGATGCTTGGCATTGAGATCGACTCATCCGGCCACGGTGGCGCGCTGTCGTTCCCCAATACAGCCAATGGGCAGAACCACGGCACCGGCCGTTCGAATCTTCTGGTGTTGAATACGATGGTGAACCTCATCGCCCGCTATCCCGGTGAGGTGGTGACTCCTTATCTCGGGATCGGCGGCGGCTGGTCGCACGGGACGCTGCTCAATCCCAACATCATCGGCCGAAACGACAAGGACTTCGATTCAGCCCGGGCCTTCGGCCATCAATACCTGGCTGGCGTTCAGGTCATGGTCAGTCCCAAAGTCTTTCTATTTGGCGAGTACCGCTACTTTTCCGCGAATTACCACTGGGACGGCCTCGCACTGGACTTTCGGGCGCACTACGGATTGTTTGGTGCGGGACTCCGCTTCTGA
- a CDS encoding alpha/beta hydrolase, translated as MSLLDQFFVYHPHPWEERDWSAAGGVPLEDVWFQAADGTKLFGWYAENSATSAVLLWCHGNAGNMTHRLENLRALHWLGLSVFLFDYRGYGKSQGRPSEEGLYLDAVGAYDYLTRMRRVRPERLVMFGRSLGGAVAGELASRRPAMGLVLESCFPSIEAVARHHYLGMPLHWLLGAAFRLEDRLPHLSLPKLFVHGDRDDIIPLELGQQAFAAAKAPKEWYVVRGADHNDVPTVGGRAYFAKLSEFISGALGR; from the coding sequence ATGAGCTTGCTCGATCAATTCTTCGTCTACCATCCGCATCCGTGGGAAGAGCGTGATTGGTCCGCTGCCGGCGGGGTGCCGCTGGAGGATGTGTGGTTTCAGGCTGCCGATGGCACGAAGCTGTTCGGCTGGTATGCGGAGAATTCAGCCACGTCCGCCGTGTTGTTGTGGTGCCACGGCAATGCCGGCAATATGACCCATCGGCTGGAGAATCTCCGTGCCTTGCATTGGCTCGGCCTATCTGTGTTTCTCTTCGACTATCGTGGTTATGGAAAAAGTCAGGGACGTCCGTCCGAGGAGGGCCTATATCTGGATGCGGTTGGCGCCTACGACTATCTCACGCGGATGCGCCGGGTGAGGCCTGAGCGGTTGGTGATGTTTGGTCGGTCACTGGGAGGAGCCGTGGCTGGCGAGCTGGCGAGCCGGCGACCGGCGATGGGTCTTGTCTTGGAATCTTGCTTTCCTTCAATCGAAGCGGTGGCTCGCCACCACTATTTGGGCATGCCGCTCCATTGGTTGCTGGGAGCTGCGTTTCGGCTGGAAGACCGGCTGCCACATCTTTCGTTGCCGAAGTTATTTGTGCATGGCGATCGCGACGACATCATTCCGCTCGAACTCGGCCAACAGGCGTTTGCCGCTGCCAAAGCGCCGAAAGAGTGGTATGTCGTGCGTGGCGCCGATCACAACGATGTGCCGACGGTCGGAGGTCGCGCCTATTTTGCGAAACTGTCGGAGTTTATTTCGGGCGCGCTCGGCCGATGA
- a CDS encoding VacJ family lipoprotein: MQRTGLGVIGCASIVALLLMVGCAGGPARSTLKIAPEEGLVLEDSRANAGAETAKQDGSHVTSPPVVLIATAPAPVEKMTSEAETPEDPFYDPFAKSDEPAGGEEYDPWEPLNTKIFEFNRQVDRWVLKPVAQGYDKVVPNPVQTGISNLFYNIRFPSRLINNLAQGKFNGAGTEVGRFLLNSTFGLGGLVDVAKYLNITTPEEDTGQTLGYYGVKPGPYVVLPFLPPFTLRDLFGYVGDIAMNPINWMVFPIIEVNGIPSLVAHHNRTTSSIAQIGGRVEEILNERSLNLEKFQGVEEATLDLYTAVKNAYIQKRRNQIRE; encoded by the coding sequence GTGCAGCGGACAGGTCTGGGCGTGATCGGGTGTGCCAGCATAGTGGCGTTGTTGTTGATGGTAGGCTGTGCCGGTGGACCGGCACGATCCACATTGAAGATTGCTCCGGAAGAAGGGCTGGTGCTGGAGGATAGCCGAGCCAACGCCGGGGCCGAAACCGCGAAGCAAGATGGTTCGCATGTCACATCACCACCAGTGGTACTGATTGCCACCGCGCCCGCTCCGGTGGAGAAGATGACCTCTGAGGCTGAAACTCCCGAAGATCCATTCTACGATCCCTTTGCGAAAAGCGACGAGCCTGCAGGGGGGGAAGAATATGATCCGTGGGAACCGCTGAACACCAAGATATTCGAGTTCAATCGCCAGGTGGATCGGTGGGTGCTCAAGCCGGTCGCGCAGGGATATGACAAGGTGGTGCCGAATCCTGTGCAAACCGGTATCAGCAATCTGTTCTACAACATCCGGTTTCCGTCCCGATTGATCAACAACCTCGCGCAAGGAAAGTTCAATGGTGCCGGGACCGAAGTCGGCCGGTTTCTGTTGAACAGCACGTTCGGCTTGGGCGGACTTGTGGATGTGGCGAAGTACCTCAACATCACGACGCCGGAAGAAGACACCGGCCAGACGCTTGGCTATTACGGCGTGAAGCCGGGCCCCTATGTGGTCCTGCCGTTCTTGCCGCCGTTTACCCTGCGGGATCTTTTCGGCTATGTCGGCGACATTGCGATGAACCCGATCAACTGGATGGTCTTTCCCATCATCGAGGTGAACGGCATTCCCTCGCTGGTGGCGCATCACAATCGGACCACATCTTCGATCGCGCAGATCGGTGGCCGCGTCGAAGAGATTCTCAACGAACGGTCGCTGAATCTGGAGAAATTTCAGGGAGTGGAAGAAGCCACGCTGGATTTGTACACGGCGGTCAAAAACGCGTACATCCAAAAGCGGCGCAATCAGATCCGCGAATAG